One segment of Halococcus salsus DNA contains the following:
- a CDS encoding FAD-dependent monooxygenase, translating to MHGGDEHEVDVVVVGAGPGGAVLSYLLARSGVETLLLERHRDLDREFRGFGFQPDALRLFDEMDLLDPILDLDHREVRVGEVSVYDRSYEVFDFDDIPGPYDFALLMEQPPLLEVIIEAASAFECFTYRPHTPVRDLVHEAGRVVGVRALDHETGEEFVVRSRLVVGADGRFSTVRTAADIDPGLLDSSIELLWFKLPDTVAQNAAQSRLNEHGLLLYFGVGGGEVQLGWFVEKGTYPELRAEGIEAFRRRLVAVDPSLDAVFPEALPSFEDCSLLHIEPGLSETWVRDGLLLLGDAAHVASPIGAQGNALAIQDAVVAHAVVAEALDRGDGPLSTGTLRRYEQRRRPAVERVLRGQRLAERGLSWIVRRSDGLPDAVTRSLLRTLFAVPARIPIARLPFGRRLLTRALFGPEPVHVDGTRFRD from the coding sequence ATGCACGGGGGCGACGAACACGAGGTAGACGTGGTGGTGGTCGGCGCGGGACCGGGTGGCGCGGTGCTGAGCTACCTCCTCGCACGCAGCGGTGTCGAGACGCTCCTCTTGGAGCGCCATCGCGACCTCGATCGGGAGTTCCGTGGCTTCGGGTTCCAGCCCGACGCGCTCCGGCTGTTCGACGAGATGGACCTCCTCGACCCGATACTCGACCTCGACCACCGGGAGGTCCGCGTCGGCGAGGTCTCGGTCTACGACCGCTCGTACGAGGTGTTCGACTTCGACGACATCCCCGGCCCCTACGACTTCGCGCTCCTGATGGAACAGCCGCCGCTGCTCGAAGTCATCATCGAGGCGGCGAGCGCGTTCGAGTGCTTCACCTACCGACCGCACACGCCGGTTCGTGACCTCGTCCACGAGGCCGGACGGGTCGTCGGCGTTCGCGCACTCGACCACGAGACCGGCGAGGAGTTCGTGGTGCGGAGCCGGCTGGTCGTCGGTGCCGACGGGCGATTTTCGACGGTTCGAACGGCGGCCGACATCGACCCCGGGCTCCTCGATTCGAGCATCGAACTCCTCTGGTTCAAGCTCCCGGACACCGTCGCTCAGAACGCCGCCCAGTCCCGGCTCAACGAACACGGCCTCCTGCTCTACTTCGGCGTCGGTGGCGGTGAGGTCCAACTCGGCTGGTTCGTCGAGAAGGGTACCTACCCGGAGCTCCGGGCCGAGGGCATCGAGGCGTTCCGTCGGCGGCTCGTCGCGGTCGACCCGAGCCTCGACGCCGTCTTTCCCGAGGCGCTCCCGAGCTTCGAGGACTGTTCGCTGCTCCACATCGAACCCGGACTATCCGAAACGTGGGTTCGGGATGGCCTCCTCCTGCTCGGCGACGCCGCCCACGTCGCCTCGCCGATCGGTGCCCAGGGCAACGCGCTGGCGATCCAGGACGCCGTGGTCGCCCACGCGGTCGTCGCGGAGGCGCTCGACCGTGGCGATGGGCCGCTCTCGACGGGGACGCTTCGGCGGTACGAGCAGCGGCGACGGCCCGCGGTCGAGCGCGTGTTACGTGGGCAGCGACTCGCCGAACGCGGGCTGTCGTGGATCGTTCGGCGCAGCGACGGGCTCCCCGATGCCGTCACGCGCTCGCTTCTACGAACGCTGTTCGCGGTTCCCGCGCGGATCCCGATAGCCCGGCTTCCGTTCGGACGGCGGTTGCTCACGCGGGCGCTGTTCGGTCCAGAGCCGGTACACGTCGACGGGACGCGGTTTCGGGACTGA
- the meaB gene encoding methylmalonyl Co-A mutase-associated GTPase MeaB has translation MTDDDLLARLLDGDHRALARAITTIENRAPGHRDLVSGLYDHTGNAEVIGITGSPGAGKSTLVDKVAKTYRDQGLTVGIIGIDPSSPFTGGAVLGDRIRMASNIGDMDVFFRSMSARGSLGGVSIATADAVKALDAFGKDRIIVETVGAGQNEVDIIKTADTVTVLLQPGSGDDVQMLKAGILEIADVFVVNKADLDGANRTVQELSEMIGLRGSAGNESTARHADHHSGEEAVALQRADSDAEAEDESGWTPPIIETVATRGEGVEEFVEALADHRAHLESTGEIEAKRRTRYAEEIRTLLREDTADLLAEEIDARGGIDDLAAAVAAGETDPYEIADDLLDPIAEYARRTRDTDTAEPHPE, from the coding sequence ATGACCGACGACGACCTCCTCGCGCGCCTGCTCGACGGCGACCACCGCGCGCTCGCGCGGGCGATCACCACCATCGAGAACCGCGCGCCGGGCCACCGCGACCTCGTCTCGGGCCTCTACGACCACACCGGGAACGCCGAGGTCATCGGCATCACCGGGAGTCCCGGGGCGGGCAAGTCCACCCTGGTCGACAAGGTGGCGAAGACGTACCGCGACCAGGGCCTCACCGTCGGGATCATCGGCATCGACCCCTCCTCGCCGTTCACCGGTGGCGCGGTGCTCGGCGACCGGATCCGGATGGCCTCGAACATCGGCGACATGGACGTCTTCTTCCGGTCGATGAGCGCCCGTGGCAGCCTCGGCGGGGTCTCGATCGCGACCGCCGACGCCGTGAAGGCGCTCGACGCGTTCGGGAAGGACCGGATCATCGTCGAGACCGTCGGTGCGGGCCAGAACGAGGTCGACATCATCAAGACCGCCGACACGGTGACCGTATTACTCCAGCCGGGGAGCGGTGACGACGTCCAGATGCTGAAAGCGGGGATCCTCGAGATCGCCGACGTGTTCGTGGTCAACAAGGCCGACCTCGACGGCGCGAACAGGACGGTGCAGGAACTCTCGGAGATGATCGGGCTCCGGGGGAGCGCCGGGAACGAGTCGACCGCCCGTCACGCGGACCACCACTCGGGCGAGGAGGCGGTCGCGCTCCAGCGGGCCGATAGCGATGCCGAGGCCGAAGACGAGAGCGGCTGGACACCGCCGATAATCGAGACGGTCGCCACCCGTGGGGAAGGGGTCGAGGAGTTCGTCGAGGCGCTCGCCGACCACCGCGCCCACCTCGAATCGACCGGCGAGATCGAGGCCAAGCGTCGTACGCGCTACGCCGAGGAGATCCGGACCCTGCTCCGCGAGGACACCGCCGACCTCCTGGCCGAAGAGATCGACGCCCGCGGGGGTATCGACGACCTCGCCGCGGCGGTCGCGGCGGGCGAGACCGACCCCTACGAGATCGCCGACGACCTCCTCGACCCGATCGCCGAGTACGCCCGGCGGACCCGCGACACGGACACGGCCGAACCGCACCCGGAGTGA
- the radB gene encoding DNA repair and recombination protein RadB: MSDPIPTGCPPLDDLLGGGLPRGTVTQVYGPPAAGKTNLGLSAAIETAVAGETSYYIDTEGLSVDRFEQLARARSDDIEGLSSRIVIAEALDFEEQEEAVRDAEELAERASLIVLDSATGFYRLERTANDDGEALRRVGRQVTHLLSLARRYDLAVLVTNQVFADPETESGRPRGLGGNTLAHLTGVILRFERFRAGNRRATLEKHAAKPAGDTARFAITGAGLEAVEEEA; encoded by the coding sequence GTGAGCGACCCGATCCCGACGGGCTGTCCCCCGCTCGACGACCTCCTCGGCGGCGGTCTCCCACGCGGAACCGTCACCCAGGTCTACGGCCCGCCCGCCGCCGGCAAGACCAACCTCGGGCTGTCGGCGGCCATCGAGACCGCCGTGGCCGGCGAGACGAGCTACTACATCGACACCGAGGGGCTCTCGGTCGACCGGTTCGAGCAGCTCGCACGGGCACGCTCCGACGACATCGAGGGGCTCTCGTCGCGGATCGTGATCGCCGAGGCGCTCGACTTCGAGGAACAGGAAGAGGCCGTTCGGGACGCCGAGGAACTCGCCGAGCGGGCCTCGCTGATAGTGCTCGACAGCGCGACCGGCTTCTACCGGCTCGAACGCACCGCGAACGACGACGGCGAGGCGCTCCGGCGGGTCGGCCGCCAGGTCACCCACCTGCTCTCGCTCGCGCGCCGATACGACCTCGCGGTGCTCGTCACGAACCAGGTGTTCGCCGACCCCGAGACGGAATCGGGTCGCCCGCGCGGGCTGGGTGGCAACACCCTCGCCCACCTCACCGGTGTCATCCTCCGATTCGAACGGTTCCGGGCGGGGAACCGCCGGGCGACGCTCGAGAAACACGCGGCGAAACCCGCCGGCGACACCGCTCGGTTCGCGATCACGGGTGCGGGGCTCGAAGCCGTCGAAGAAGAGGCGTGA
- a CDS encoding class I SAM-dependent methyltransferase, whose translation MADERAETNREMWDELASIHPETDFYDVSGFLAGESTLHEPERDHLGDVAGESLVHLQCHIGLDTLSWAREGADAVGVDFAPEAVAAARGIAEQAAVDAEFVCCSVDEAPETLDREFDVVFTSYGALVWLPDIEAWARTVAALLRPGGRLCLAEFHPVTDVFDVAFEPERSYFDGGARRFEGTGSYADPDAATDQNVSYEWTHGLGEVCTALVNAGLSIERVSEYPYTFFERFEGMVRDDRGRYRIGDGRPEIPLVYAISANEPRRDRKQR comes from the coding sequence ATGGCCGACGAACGAGCCGAAACCAACCGCGAGATGTGGGACGAACTCGCGAGCATCCATCCCGAGACCGACTTCTACGACGTGAGCGGCTTTCTGGCCGGCGAATCGACGCTCCACGAGCCCGAACGCGATCACCTCGGCGACGTCGCGGGCGAGTCGTTGGTCCATCTCCAGTGTCACATCGGTCTCGACACGCTGTCGTGGGCGCGCGAGGGGGCGGACGCCGTCGGGGTCGATTTCGCCCCGGAAGCGGTCGCGGCGGCGCGTGGGATCGCGGAGCAGGCCGCCGTCGACGCCGAGTTCGTGTGCTGTTCGGTCGACGAGGCACCCGAAACCCTCGACCGCGAGTTCGACGTGGTGTTCACGTCCTATGGCGCACTGGTCTGGCTCCCCGATATCGAGGCGTGGGCGCGGACGGTCGCGGCGCTCCTCCGTCCCGGCGGTCGGCTCTGTCTCGCGGAGTTCCACCCCGTGACGGACGTCTTCGACGTGGCGTTCGAACCCGAGCGGTCGTACTTCGATGGGGGAGCCCGCCGATTCGAAGGGACCGGGTCCTACGCCGACCCCGACGCTGCCACCGACCAGAACGTCTCCTACGAGTGGACCCACGGTCTCGGCGAGGTGTGCACCGCACTCGTGAACGCAGGGCTGTCCATCGAACGGGTTTCGGAGTATCCCTACACCTTCTTCGAGCGGTTCGAGGGGATGGTTCGCGACGACCGAGGTCGTTACCGGATCGGCGACGGTCGACCCGAGATCCCGCTGGTCTACGCCATCAGCGCGAACGAACCTCGTCGCGACCGCAAGCAACGCTAA
- a CDS encoding SelT/SelW/SelH family protein — protein MTDVEIEYCVPCGFLDRAEAIQHALLTSFGDRLDSVALVTGDHGVLEVRVDGEVVFEKAEDEYDVDGIVREVRGLLP, from the coding sequence ATGACCGACGTCGAGATCGAATACTGTGTCCCGTGTGGCTTCCTCGACCGTGCCGAGGCGATCCAGCACGCCCTCCTCACGAGTTTCGGCGACCGACTGGACAGCGTCGCACTCGTCACCGGCGACCACGGCGTGCTCGAAGTCCGCGTCGACGGCGAAGTGGTTTTCGAGAAGGCGGAGGACGAATACGACGTCGACGGCATCGTTCGCGAGGTTCGTGGTCTCCTACCCTGA
- a CDS encoding cobalamin B12-binding domain-containing protein — protein sequence MSAEQAQRPIRCLVAKVGLDGHDRGAHVIARAFRDAGFEVVYSGLHRSPDEVVQAAVQEDVDVLGISILSGAHNTLVPKILEGLDGYGALSDTLVIVGGIVPDKDKQGLKDQGVSAIFGPGASMEETIAFVRENAPER from the coding sequence ATGAGTGCAGAGCAGGCCCAGCGCCCGATCCGGTGTCTCGTCGCCAAGGTGGGGCTCGACGGCCACGACCGTGGGGCCCACGTCATCGCGCGCGCGTTCCGGGACGCGGGCTTCGAGGTGGTCTACTCGGGCCTCCACCGCTCGCCCGACGAAGTCGTGCAGGCCGCCGTCCAGGAGGACGTCGACGTCCTCGGGATCTCGATCCTCTCGGGGGCGCACAACACGCTGGTCCCCAAAATTCTGGAGGGGCTCGACGGGTACGGCGCGCTTTCGGATACCCTCGTGATCGTCGGCGGGATCGTCCCCGACAAGGACAAACAGGGCCTCAAGGACCAGGGAGTCTCGGCGATATTCGGACCGGGCGCGTCGATGGAGGAGACCATCGCGTTCGTCCGCGAGAACGCCCCCGAGCGATGA
- a CDS encoding ABC transporter ATP-binding protein — translation MPAALIADGVRREYGDTVALDGVSLSIDAGEVFALVGPNGAGKTTLVRALTGTTDVDGDVSVFGEPPTEVARTRLGVLPQDFSPADRLTARELITYYAGLYDDPRDVETVLDEMGLADTADTWYGKLSGGQQRRTCVGATLVNDPDLLVLDEPTTGIDPAGRRALWELLEDLAAGGTTILLTTHYMAEAERLADRVGLLADGQVAAVGTPGELVGEYGGETRLEIESDAEPAALESTDHRVASRGGLLVVEDVSATEIGAVVAELDWNGVSYGELAWRQPDLEDVYLAVTGQAVGGGGDPVEEPTRGPEAGVAQ, via the coding sequence ATGCCAGCGGCTCTCATCGCCGACGGCGTTCGTCGGGAGTACGGCGATACCGTGGCGCTCGATGGGGTCTCGCTCTCCATCGATGCCGGCGAGGTGTTCGCGCTCGTCGGGCCGAACGGCGCGGGCAAGACCACCCTGGTCCGTGCCCTGACCGGCACGACCGACGTCGACGGCGACGTCTCGGTGTTCGGCGAACCACCCACCGAGGTGGCGCGGACACGCCTCGGGGTGCTCCCACAGGACTTCTCGCCGGCCGACCGCCTCACCGCACGCGAACTGATCACTTACTACGCGGGGCTCTACGACGACCCGCGCGACGTCGAGACGGTGCTCGACGAGATGGGGCTCGCCGACACCGCCGACACGTGGTACGGCAAGCTCTCGGGCGGCCAGCAGCGCCGGACCTGCGTCGGCGCGACGTTGGTGAACGACCCCGACCTCCTGGTGCTCGACGAGCCGACCACCGGGATCGACCCCGCGGGCCGGCGCGCCCTCTGGGAGCTCCTCGAAGACCTCGCTGCGGGCGGCACCACTATCCTCCTCACCACCCACTACATGGCCGAGGCCGAACGCCTCGCCGACCGAGTCGGCCTCCTCGCCGACGGGCAGGTGGCGGCGGTGGGGACACCCGGCGAGCTCGTCGGCGAGTACGGCGGGGAGACGCGGCTCGAGATCGAGAGCGACGCCGAGCCCGCCGCTCTGGAGTCGACCGACCACCGTGTCGCCTCGCGCGGCGGGCTGTTGGTCGTCGAGGACGTCTCGGCCACCGAGATCGGCGCGGTGGTGGCCGAGCTCGACTGGAACGGGGTCTCCTACGGCGAGCTCGCGTGGCGTCAGCCCGACCTGGAGGACGTCTACCTCGCCGTCACGGGTCAGGCGGTCGGCGGCGGCGGTGACCCCGTCGAGGAGCCGACCAGGGGTCCCGAGGCGGGGGTGGCCCAGTGA
- a CDS encoding DUF7546 family protein: MSHSPLARERLARFRPERGTLLWGAVILNAELLAVLLYVAQPSVTPTAFQYYVYPFVWINVGLWALWRTRPRAADRRRKLLVGGLAVAYFAVLAYAGGLVGPGMGSMATGFRLAPLPPGLGPALVYSGASVQFALLPYKVVGYVALAYLVYATALDVSGSAVSGILGLFSCVSCTWPVIASVVSGVAGSSSAVAGAALTSSYGLSTVVFVVTVGLLYWRPFGDR; the protein is encoded by the coding sequence ATGAGCCACTCCCCGTTGGCCCGCGAGCGCCTCGCCCGATTCCGCCCCGAGCGGGGCACGCTCCTCTGGGGTGCAGTGATACTCAACGCCGAACTCCTCGCGGTCCTGCTCTACGTCGCGCAGCCCTCGGTTACACCGACCGCGTTCCAGTACTACGTCTACCCGTTCGTCTGGATCAACGTCGGGCTCTGGGCGCTGTGGCGGACCCGCCCGCGGGCGGCGGACCGCCGTCGGAAGCTCCTCGTCGGGGGGCTCGCCGTGGCCTACTTCGCGGTGCTGGCCTACGCCGGCGGGCTCGTCGGTCCGGGGATGGGTTCGATGGCGACCGGGTTCCGGCTCGCACCCCTCCCGCCCGGACTCGGCCCCGCGCTGGTCTACAGCGGCGCGTCCGTCCAGTTCGCGCTGTTGCCCTACAAGGTCGTGGGCTACGTCGCGCTCGCGTACCTCGTCTACGCGACCGCCCTCGACGTCTCCGGGTCGGCCGTCTCGGGGATCTTGGGACTGTTCTCGTGTGTGAGCTGTACCTGGCCCGTCATCGCCTCGGTCGTCAGCGGCGTCGCGGGCAGCTCATCGGCGGTCGCGGGCGCGGCGCTTACCAGTTCCTACGGGCTCTCGACCGTCGTCTTCGTCGTCACCGTCGGGCTGCTCTACTGGCGGCCGTTCGGTGACCGATAG
- a CDS encoding DUF420 domain-containing protein: protein MATVSTQGPVKSHPLLTTAVLSVIGYVLVLGTFAGFVNLFPPIGNDTVILFSDLIAVINTCALTALLVGFYFIRTGQIRKHRAAMLTAFGLIMVFLVCYLWKVGGGFEKEIVIEQGQFLAAYAGVVRPAYLVMLAIHILLSAVAVPVVIYPVVVGLTHTPSEIEETAHARVGRVAVASWSLSLFLGVVTYFLLNHVYSWVPR from the coding sequence ATGGCAACCGTCAGCACGCAGGGGCCGGTGAAGTCACATCCGCTCCTCACCACCGCGGTGCTCTCGGTCATTGGCTACGTGCTCGTGCTCGGGACGTTCGCCGGGTTCGTGAACCTCTTTCCGCCGATCGGGAACGACACCGTCATCCTGTTCTCGGACCTCATCGCGGTCATCAACACCTGCGCGCTCACCGCGCTGCTCGTCGGTTTCTACTTCATCCGCACCGGCCAGATCAGGAAACACCGCGCCGCGATGTTGACCGCCTTCGGGCTGATCATGGTCTTCCTCGTCTGCTATCTCTGGAAGGTCGGCGGCGGCTTCGAAAAGGAGATCGTCATCGAGCAGGGCCAGTTCCTCGCCGCCTACGCGGGGGTCGTCAGACCCGCCTACCTCGTGATGCTCGCGATCCACATCCTGCTCTCGGCGGTCGCGGTCCCGGTCGTGATCTACCCCGTCGTGGTCGGTCTCACCCACACCCCGAGCGAGATCGAGGAGACCGCCCACGCCCGCGTCGGCCGGGTCGCGGTGGCCTCGTGGTCGCTGAGCCTGTTCTTGGGGGTCGTGACCTACTTCCTGCTGAATCACGTCTATAGCTGGGTACCGAGATAG
- a CDS encoding ABC transporter permease, whose amino-acid sequence MTATGRVHAEFAAAGKSFLRRRTAVFFTFFFPVLLIVIFGVLVGTQPTGGGLFSKAPGYYVPAYLAVVVLLTPLSRVGSTVARFRDGSRFEKLATTPLTRPEWLLAHTLVNVVVIGLASLIILVLVVFVTGANISLSLAVIPFVAVAVALFCGLGALIGSLAGSTDGVIAASNAIGLPLLFLSETFISPDLLPGWFRPVMNLSPLTYFARGVRNLTFAGGPWTFDFMVLCVVAVVVFALGAYALPETD is encoded by the coding sequence GTGACCGCGACCGGTCGGGTGCACGCGGAGTTCGCAGCCGCCGGCAAGTCGTTCCTCCGGCGGCGGACCGCGGTGTTCTTCACCTTCTTCTTCCCCGTGCTCCTGATCGTGATCTTCGGCGTGCTCGTCGGCACCCAACCGACGGGCGGCGGGCTGTTCTCGAAGGCACCGGGCTACTACGTCCCGGCGTACCTCGCGGTGGTCGTGCTGCTGACGCCGCTCTCGCGGGTCGGGAGCACGGTCGCGCGGTTCCGCGACGGCAGTCGGTTCGAGAAGCTCGCCACCACGCCGCTGACCCGCCCCGAGTGGCTGCTCGCGCACACCCTCGTCAACGTCGTCGTCATCGGTCTCGCGAGCCTGATCATCCTCGTCCTCGTGGTGTTCGTCACGGGTGCGAACATCTCGCTCTCGCTCGCCGTGATCCCGTTCGTCGCGGTGGCGGTCGCGCTGTTCTGCGGGCTGGGCGCGCTGATCGGCAGTCTCGCGGGCTCGACCGACGGCGTGATAGCCGCGAGCAACGCCATCGGGTTACCCCTCCTCTTCCTCTCGGAGACGTTCATCTCGCCGGACCTCCTCCCCGGCTGGTTCCGGCCGGTCATGAACCTCTCCCCGCTGACGTACTTCGCGCGTGGCGTGCGGAACCTGACCTTCGCCGGCGGGCCGTGGACGTTCGACTTCATGGTGCTCTGCGTCGTCGCGGTCGTCGTCTTCGCGCTCGGGGCCTACGCCCTCCCGGAAACCGACTGA
- a CDS encoding heme o synthase, translated as MTLESSTGRERVTNLLALAVIGVYLLIVIGATTSLTNAAGACSTWPACGTNLDDTRLLIAWGHRIAALVVGLVVLAAVVVAWRAEVPGRAKAALAVPLVGYPVQIGIGALAATTTIGWITNLHLLFGMAIFAALVAALAWTLETVPERSPVDSTPAEPPEAAPSATEPPATAAEPSATTTESTSSGTVAATDTTTRPGGLSRLKTLAGAYFQLMKPRLMWLLCLVAAAGMALAAGPALDAVTVVSVLLGGVLAIGASGTFNHVLERDIDRRMNRTADRPLATDEVGVRNAIGFGVVLAVASLAIFSTVNLLAAALGLCAILFYSVIYTLVLKPNTVQNTVLGGAAGALPALIGWVGVTGKIGVPGLALAGVIFLWTPAHFYNLALAYKDDYARADFPMMPVVRGDRLTRKHIVWYLAATLLGASVLSAVTSLGWLYAGVTVAFGALFLWAVVGLHREQTEQAAFRAFHASNAYLGALLFAIVVDAILL; from the coding sequence GTGACTCTCGAGAGCTCTACCGGCCGCGAACGGGTGACGAACCTGCTCGCCCTCGCCGTCATCGGCGTCTATCTCCTCATCGTCATCGGCGCGACGACGTCGCTCACCAACGCAGCCGGGGCGTGTTCGACGTGGCCGGCCTGCGGCACGAACCTCGACGACACCCGGCTCCTGATCGCGTGGGGCCACCGGATCGCCGCGCTCGTGGTCGGGCTGGTCGTGCTCGCGGCGGTCGTCGTCGCGTGGCGCGCCGAGGTCCCCGGTCGGGCGAAGGCCGCGCTCGCGGTCCCGCTCGTCGGCTACCCGGTCCAGATCGGCATCGGTGCCCTCGCCGCCACCACCACCATCGGCTGGATAACGAACCTCCACCTCCTGTTCGGGATGGCGATCTTCGCCGCCCTCGTCGCCGCGCTCGCCTGGACCCTCGAGACCGTCCCCGAGCGCTCGCCGGTCGATTCGACTCCCGCAGAACCCCCGGAAGCTGCTCCGTCCGCCACCGAACCGCCCGCGACGGCTGCTGAACCGTCCGCGACGACCACCGAATCGACTTCCTCCGGGACCGTTGCCGCCACCGATACGACGACCCGACCGGGAGGGCTCTCGCGACTCAAGACGCTCGCTGGGGCGTACTTCCAGCTGATGAAGCCCCGGCTGATGTGGCTGCTGTGTCTCGTCGCGGCCGCCGGGATGGCGCTCGCGGCCGGTCCCGCGCTCGACGCCGTCACCGTCGTCTCGGTGCTGCTCGGTGGCGTGCTCGCGATCGGCGCGAGCGGCACCTTCAATCACGTCCTCGAACGCGACATCGACCGTCGGATGAACCGGACCGCCGACCGACCGCTCGCCACCGACGAGGTGGGGGTCCGCAACGCCATCGGCTTCGGCGTGGTCCTCGCGGTCGCCTCGCTCGCGATATTCTCGACCGTGAACCTCCTCGCCGCCGCGCTCGGGCTGTGTGCGATCCTCTTCTACAGCGTGATCTACACCCTCGTGCTCAAACCCAACACGGTCCAGAACACGGTCCTCGGGGGAGCTGCGGGCGCGCTGCCGGCGCTCATCGGCTGGGTCGGCGTGACGGGAAAGATCGGCGTGCCGGGTCTCGCGCTCGCGGGCGTGATCTTCCTCTGGACCCCGGCGCACTTCTACAACCTCGCGTTGGCGTACAAGGACGACTACGCGCGCGCCGACTTCCCGATGATGCCGGTCGTGCGCGGTGACCGCCTCACCCGCAAACACATCGTCTGGTATCTCGCGGCCACCCTGCTCGGCGCGAGCGTTCTGTCGGCCGTCACCTCGCTCGGCTGGCTCTATGCGGGCGTGACGGTGGCCTTCGGCGCGCTCTTCCTCTGGGCCGTGGTCGGCCTCCACCGCGAGCAAACCGAACAGGCCGCCTTCCGGGCGTTCCACGCCTCGAACGCTTACCTCGGCGCGCTGCTGTTCGCCATCGTCGTCGACGCCATCCTGCTATGA
- the coxB gene encoding cytochrome c oxidase subunit II codes for MNRKRIGLCAALAVALLLAATEPVLAQSSINEELINGLNGKLLWVAVPITILVEGILIYTVWKYRNNDNPTPTRENRRLEITWTVATAVILLFVGLGSFLVMGSPYVAPSDDGVQAQQQIQPAVTQPDVSGAVAPTEPDAAQVEIRAYQWGWTFNYPDDNVTSSGTLVVPANTEVYLHVISDDVLHAVHVPALGLKQDTIPGQYDTIQTNISQTGSFQLYCAEYCGSGHSRMLANMTVLPQNEYQSWLQQQRQSGNSLNSGSSGNASGNSSSGNSSAGNATESDIAVAPVPARAN; via the coding sequence ATGAACCGAAAGCGCATCGGGCTCTGTGCCGCCCTCGCGGTCGCGCTTCTTCTCGCCGCGACCGAGCCGGTGCTGGCACAGTCCTCGATCAACGAGGAGCTCATCAACGGCCTCAACGGCAAGCTCCTCTGGGTCGCGGTCCCGATCACGATCCTCGTCGAGGGTATCCTGATCTACACCGTCTGGAAGTACCGGAACAACGACAACCCGACGCCGACCCGCGAGAACCGCCGCCTCGAGATCACGTGGACGGTCGCCACCGCGGTCATCCTGCTGTTCGTCGGTCTCGGCTCCTTCCTCGTGATGGGAAGCCCCTACGTCGCGCCGTCCGACGACGGCGTGCAGGCCCAACAGCAGATACAGCCCGCCGTGACACAACCCGACGTCTCGGGCGCGGTCGCCCCGACCGAACCCGACGCGGCGCAGGTCGAGATCAGGGCCTACCAGTGGGGCTGGACGTTCAACTATCCCGACGACAACGTCACCTCCTCCGGGACGCTGGTGGTCCCCGCGAACACCGAGGTCTACCTCCACGTGATCTCCGACGACGTGCTCCACGCGGTCCACGTCCCGGCGCTCGGGCTGAAACAGGACACCATCCCCGGGCAGTACGACACGATCCAGACCAACATCTCCCAGACCGGGAGTTTCCAGCTCTACTGTGCGGAGTACTGCGGGTCGGGCCACTCGCGGATGCTCGCCAACATGACGGTGCTCCCCCAGAACGAGTACCAGTCGTGGCTCCAACAGCAGCGCCAGAGCGGCAACAGCCTCAACAGCGGTTCGTCGGGTAACGCCTCGGGGAACAGCTCCTCGGGCAACTCGTCGGCCGGCAACGCGACGGAATCCGACATCGCGGTCGCACCGGTCCCGGCGCGCGCGAACTGA